The Leptospira fainei serovar Hurstbridge str. BUT 6 genome includes a window with the following:
- the kdpC gene encoding potassium-transporting ATPase subunit KdpC, protein MRRVFSQFIFWTILCGLVYPFLIYGIGKLSFAKESQGSLILRKGKVVGSELLSQKFESPKFFQARPSAGGYNPETGSASNLGFTSETLRKQVDERKNYWLSRGGEAEVPAELVFASGSGLDPHLSPAAVEYQLPLVAKARGFSDEQIKHLKLLVKDSTEYPQWGIFGEERINVLKLNLSLENNVETSALSTAEPSTYRSY, encoded by the coding sequence ATGAGAAGAGTTTTTTCTCAATTCATATTTTGGACGATCCTTTGCGGATTGGTTTATCCTTTCTTAATTTACGGAATCGGAAAGCTCTCCTTTGCGAAAGAAAGCCAAGGATCCCTGATCCTCAGAAAAGGAAAGGTGGTCGGTTCCGAATTACTTTCTCAAAAATTCGAATCACCGAAATTTTTCCAGGCGAGGCCTTCGGCGGGCGGTTACAACCCGGAAACCGGATCGGCTAGTAACCTTGGTTTTACGAGCGAAACGCTTCGTAAACAAGTAGATGAGCGGAAAAATTATTGGCTATCGAGGGGTGGCGAGGCCGAAGTCCCGGCCGAGCTGGTTTTTGCATCGGGTAGCGGTTTAGATCCGCATTTAAGTCCTGCGGCGGTCGAATACCAACTCCCTCTCGTCGCAAAAGCGAGGGGGTTCAGCGACGAGCAAATCAAGCACTTGAAGCTGTTGGTTAAAGACTCAACCGAATATCCGCAATGGGGAATTTTCGGCGAAGAAAGAATCAACGTTTTGAAACTGAATCTATCCTTGGAGAATAATGTCGAAACCTCCGCCTTGTCCACGGCGGAACCTTCGACGTATCGATCTTACTGA